One Halomonas sp. THAF5a genomic region harbors:
- a CDS encoding MOSC domain-containing protein translates to MKITQLTIYPVKSLRGISLQCAELTERGLAHDRQWMVVDDIGRFVTQRQLPGMARISVRLTDEALVLEHPDAAPLAVPLEHADRPRLPVYVWDDLCQALDEGAEAAAWLGAVLGDFKGSGLRLVRFAPDQRRDVEAHYLAPDERAHTAFADGYPFLVVTEGSLAEVNRRLAAKGLAPVPMERFRPSIVVDAAEPFAEDGWDALALHEGKVRLGLRKPCQRCKITTVDQASGEIAVPGEPLRTLVEMNTRLAPGGYFGQNAILLAGDGDTLAVGDELVPTPR, encoded by the coding sequence GTGAAGATCACCCAGCTCACTATCTATCCGGTGAAGTCGCTGCGCGGCATCTCCCTCCAGTGCGCCGAGCTCACCGAGCGCGGCCTGGCCCACGACCGGCAGTGGATGGTGGTCGACGACATCGGCCGCTTCGTTACCCAGCGCCAGCTCCCCGGCATGGCCCGGATCAGCGTGCGCCTGACCGACGAGGCGCTGGTGCTCGAGCACCCGGACGCCGCGCCGCTCGCCGTTCCCCTCGAGCATGCGGACCGGCCGCGCCTGCCGGTCTACGTCTGGGACGACCTGTGCCAGGCGCTGGACGAGGGCGCCGAGGCCGCCGCCTGGCTCGGCGCCGTGCTCGGCGACTTCAAGGGCAGCGGCCTGCGCCTGGTGCGATTCGCCCCGGACCAGCGCCGCGACGTCGAGGCCCACTACCTGGCCCCCGACGAGCGGGCCCACACCGCCTTCGCCGACGGCTATCCCTTCCTGGTGGTCACCGAGGGGTCGCTTGCCGAGGTGAACCGCCGCCTCGCGGCCAAGGGCCTCGCCCCGGTGCCCATGGAACGCTTCCGGCCCAGCATCGTGGTGGACGCCGCCGAGCCCTTCGCCGAGGACGGCTGGGACGCGCTCGCCCTGCACGAGGGCAAGGTGCGTCTCGGCCTGCGCAAGCCCTGCCAGCGCTGCAAGATCACCACTGTCGACCAGGCGAGCGGCGAGATCGCCGTGCCCGGCGAGCCGCTGCGCACCCTGGTGGAGATGAACACCCGCCTTGCCCCGGGCGGCTACTTCGGCCAGAACGCCATCCTGCTGGCCGGCGATGGCGACACGCTCGCCGTCGGCGACGAGCTGGTGCCCACCCCGCGCTGA
- the thpD gene encoding ectoine hydroxylase, with product MLADPYPTRLNHHRAPLPRREPVVHARNQRRWEGPLDEVALSRYERDGFLWFDGFFSRDRIEPFFEELKEMARDEALMRSEQVIQDPSSGAIRSVFGMHRFSEHFDRLTRDPRILGMVRQLLGSEVYIHQSRINDKYGFQGSGFDWHSDFETWHAEDGMPGMRAVSASLMLTDNNEFNGPLMLIPGSHRHFVPCLGETPEANWQQSLKAQQVGVPDQQALARLAEHGGIQAPKGPAGSLLLFECNTLHASNENMSPWPRSNLFFVYNSVDNTLEEPYAAPTRRPEYLAAREHVEPLTMHDDFPELSGQGVEPLR from the coding sequence ATGTTGGCAGATCCCTATCCCACCCGGCTGAACCACCACCGCGCCCCCCTGCCCCGCCGCGAGCCGGTGGTGCATGCCCGCAACCAGCGTCGCTGGGAGGGCCCGCTGGACGAGGTCGCGCTCTCGCGCTACGAACGGGACGGCTTCCTCTGGTTCGACGGCTTCTTCTCGCGGGATCGCATCGAGCCGTTCTTCGAGGAGCTCAAGGAGATGGCCAGGGACGAGGCGCTGATGCGCTCCGAGCAGGTCATCCAGGACCCCAGCAGCGGCGCCATCCGCTCGGTGTTCGGCATGCACCGCTTCTCGGAACACTTCGACCGCCTGACCCGCGACCCGCGCATCCTCGGCATGGTGCGCCAGCTGCTGGGCAGCGAGGTCTACATTCATCAATCGCGCATCAACGACAAGTACGGCTTCCAGGGCAGCGGCTTCGACTGGCACTCGGACTTCGAGACCTGGCACGCCGAGGACGGCATGCCGGGCATGCGTGCGGTCAGCGCCTCGCTGATGCTGACCGACAACAACGAGTTCAACGGCCCTCTGATGCTGATTCCCGGCTCGCATCGCCACTTCGTGCCCTGCCTGGGCGAGACCCCCGAGGCCAACTGGCAGCAGTCGCTGAAGGCCCAGCAGGTCGGGGTGCCGGACCAGCAGGCCCTGGCGCGGCTCGCCGAGCATGGCGGCATCCAGGCGCCCAAGGGGCCGGCGGGCTCGCTGCTGCTCTTCGAGTGCAACACCCTGCACGCCTCGAACGAGAACATGTCGCCCTGGCCGCGCTCCAACCTGTTCTTCGTCTACAACAGCGTGGACAACACCCTGGAGGAGCCCTATGCGGCGCCCACGCGGCGGCCCGAGTACCTGGCGGCCCGCGAGCACGTCGAGCCGCTGACCATGCACGACGACTTCCCGGAGCTCTCGGGCCAGGGGGTCGAGCCGCTGCGCTGA
- a CDS encoding DMT family transporter: MSPADTLRLILLSTLWGMSFIFMRVAVPEFGPVPLILLRMGIGALLLLPLLWSLRYLRLVREHAGRLLLLGLINHVLPFSLLALATTRLEAGFTSLINATTPIFTALIGALCFATPVQRQQYLGLALALFGVYVLSADRLDFALGGDGWFILAVLGATFCYGIAGNYARRHLSHLPVRVLAAGSTAASALILLVPGLLLWPEAPISGLAWGNGLALAVLSTAVAFLLYFGLIASAGATATSTVTFLVPVSALLWGYLLLDEGLSLQILAGMAITLAGTAIATRMIRLGRGSLV, encoded by the coding sequence ATGTCACCGGCCGATACCCTGCGCCTGATCCTGCTCTCCACCCTGTGGGGCATGTCGTTCATCTTCATGCGGGTGGCGGTGCCCGAATTCGGCCCCGTGCCGCTGATCCTGCTGCGCATGGGCATCGGGGCGCTGCTGCTGCTGCCGCTGCTGTGGAGCCTGCGCTACCTGCGCCTGGTGCGTGAGCACGCGGGCCGGCTGCTGCTGCTCGGCCTGATCAACCACGTGCTGCCCTTCTCGCTGCTGGCGCTCGCCACCACCCGGCTGGAGGCGGGCTTCACCTCGCTGATCAACGCCACCACGCCGATCTTCACCGCGCTGATCGGGGCGCTGTGCTTCGCCACCCCGGTACAGCGCCAGCAGTACCTGGGGCTCGCCCTGGCATTGTTCGGCGTGTACGTGCTCTCGGCGGACCGGCTGGACTTCGCGCTGGGCGGCGACGGCTGGTTCATCCTCGCGGTGCTGGGCGCCACCTTCTGCTACGGCATCGCCGGCAACTACGCCCGGCGCCACCTCTCGCACCTGCCGGTGCGGGTGCTGGCGGCCGGCAGCACCGCCGCCTCGGCGCTGATCCTGCTGGTGCCGGGGCTGCTGCTCTGGCCCGAGGCGCCGATCAGCGGCCTGGCCTGGGGCAACGGCCTGGCGCTGGCGGTGCTGAGCACCGCCGTCGCCTTCCTGCTCTACTTCGGCCTGATCGCGAGCGCCGGGGCCACCGCGACCTCCACCGTCACCTTCCTGGTGCCGGTCAGCGCCCTGCTGTGGGGGTACCTGCTGCTCGACGAGGGGCTCAGCCTGCAGATCCTCGCCGGCATGGCGATCACCCTGGCGGGCACCGCCATCGCCACGCGGATGATCCGGCTGGGACGAGGCTCCCTGGTCTAG
- a CDS encoding NAD(P)-dependent alcohol dehydrogenase: protein MPAMMKAAIFVEPGRIEIDDKPVPEIGPDDALIRVTTTTICGTDVHILKGEYPVERGLTVGHEPVGVIEKLGANVKGYQEGQRVIAGAICPSFTSYACQDGCSAQDGGHHAHGYKPMGGWRFGNTIDGAQAEYLRVPDAQANLSPVPDGLSDDQVLMCPDIMSTGFAGAESANIKIGDSVVVFAQGPIGLCATAGARLRGAGLIIAVDGVDERLEMARRMGADVVIDYRKVDVVSEVLKLTGGRGVDASIEALGLQQTFESALRVLKPGGTLSSLGVYSEDLTIPLDAFSAGLGDNRIVTSLCPGGKERMRRLMQIIDSGRLDLGPMVTHRYPLEQIVDAYDLFSHQRDGVLKIALEVS from the coding sequence ATGCCTGCCATGATGAAAGCCGCCATCTTCGTCGAACCCGGCCGCATCGAGATCGATGACAAGCCGGTGCCGGAGATCGGGCCCGACGACGCCCTGATCCGGGTGACCACCACCACCATCTGCGGCACCGACGTGCACATCCTCAAGGGCGAGTACCCGGTGGAGCGGGGCCTGACCGTGGGCCACGAGCCGGTGGGGGTGATCGAGAAGCTCGGGGCCAATGTCAAGGGCTACCAGGAAGGCCAGCGAGTGATCGCCGGGGCGATCTGCCCGAGCTTCACCTCCTACGCCTGCCAGGACGGCTGCAGCGCCCAGGACGGCGGCCACCACGCCCACGGCTACAAGCCCATGGGCGGCTGGCGCTTCGGCAACACCATCGACGGCGCCCAGGCCGAGTACCTGCGCGTGCCGGATGCCCAGGCCAACCTCTCGCCGGTGCCCGATGGCTTGAGCGACGATCAGGTGCTGATGTGCCCGGACATCATGTCCACCGGTTTCGCCGGGGCGGAGTCCGCCAATATCAAGATCGGCGACAGCGTGGTGGTCTTCGCCCAGGGGCCCATCGGCCTGTGCGCCACCGCCGGCGCTCGGCTGCGCGGTGCCGGGCTGATCATCGCCGTGGACGGCGTCGACGAGCGGCTCGAGATGGCCCGCAGGATGGGCGCCGATGTGGTCATCGACTACCGCAAGGTCGACGTGGTCTCCGAGGTCCTCAAGCTGACCGGCGGGCGCGGCGTGGATGCCTCCATCGAGGCGCTGGGGCTGCAGCAGACCTTCGAGTCCGCGCTGCGGGTGCTCAAGCCCGGCGGCACCCTGTCGAGCCTGGGCGTCTACTCCGAGGATCTCACCATTCCCCTGGACGCCTTCAGTGCGGGCCTGGGCGACAACCGGATCGTCACCTCGCTCTGCCCCGGCGGCAAGGAGCGCATGCGCCGGCTGATGCAGATCATCGACAGCGGCCGCCTGGACCTCGGCCCCATGGTCACCCATCGCTACCCGCTGGAGCAGATCGTCGACGCCTACGACCTCTTCTCCCACCAGCGCGACGGCGTGCTCAAGATCGCCCTCGAGGTGTCCTGA
- a CDS encoding enoyl-CoA hydratase-related protein, producing the protein MSETLIEVADNAGVVRLTISRPKALNALNSAVIGELASVLDDLEQRDDLRAVLITGAGEKSFVAGADIAEMRDKTPEQARAFAGQALKTIKRLETLPVPVVALVNGFCLGGGCELALACDWAVASDNAIFGQPEVLLGVIPGFGGTQRLPRRVGPAMAIDLVTTGRKIDAQEALRIGLVNRVMPQDELEAYAEELTKQLGGNGPEAVRGAKQAVHDGLDQDLDSALALETSLFALCFAGEEQREGMSAFVEKRKPNF; encoded by the coding sequence ATGAGCGAGACCCTGATCGAGGTCGCCGACAACGCCGGCGTCGTGCGCCTGACAATCAGCCGCCCCAAGGCGCTGAACGCCCTCAACAGCGCCGTGATCGGCGAGCTGGCCAGCGTGCTCGACGACCTGGAGCAGCGCGACGACCTGCGCGCCGTGCTGATCACCGGGGCCGGCGAGAAGTCCTTCGTCGCCGGCGCCGACATCGCCGAGATGCGCGACAAGACTCCGGAGCAGGCCCGCGCCTTCGCCGGCCAGGCGCTCAAGACCATCAAGCGCCTGGAGACCCTGCCGGTGCCGGTGGTGGCGCTGGTCAACGGCTTCTGCCTCGGCGGCGGCTGCGAGCTGGCCCTGGCCTGCGACTGGGCGGTGGCCAGCGACAACGCCATCTTCGGCCAGCCCGAGGTGCTGCTCGGCGTGATCCCCGGCTTCGGCGGCACCCAGCGCCTGCCGCGTCGCGTCGGCCCGGCCATGGCCATCGACCTGGTGACCACCGGCCGCAAGATCGATGCCCAGGAGGCGCTGCGCATCGGCCTGGTCAATCGCGTCATGCCCCAGGACGAGCTCGAGGCCTACGCCGAGGAGCTCACCAAGCAGCTCGGCGGCAACGGCCCCGAGGCGGTGCGCGGCGCCAAGCAGGCGGTCCACGACGGCCTCGACCAGGACCTCGACAGCGCGCTGGCGCTGGAGACCAGCCTGTTCGCGCTCTGCTTCGCCGGCGAGGAGCAGCGTGAGGGGATGAGCGCCTTCGTCGAGAAGCGCAAGCCGAACTTCTGA
- a CDS encoding sugar ABC transporter ATP-binding protein has product MSAAEKPIEAAQPRMALQGIGKSFGAVTVLQDVDLDLYAGHVLALAGENGAGKSTLMKVLSGVHQADAGVIRLHGREVRFTTPRQAMDAGIAIIHQELNLVPTLSAGENIFLGREPLTAWGSVDWRRLFREAAALLEELEQPIDPRAPVSELSIGQQQMVEIARALSLDAEIIVMDEPTDALTDVETAVLERVVATLRAAGKSLVLITHRLAEIFRMCDDVAVLRDGRLVHQGPTAESNEDRLIQQMVGRELADRYPYEPPEAGDVVLEVEHLAAPGVDGVSFTARAGEVLGFGGLMGAGRTEMCRALCGDVARRGGRVRVKGREVRFASPRQGLEAGLVYVPEDRKQSGLVLDHSVADNMSLTALPAFCGPLGVVRHGRERRAIDHYIEAFRIKLSDAGQPVTTLSGGNQQKVSLAKALMPEPEIVILDEPTRGVDVGAKREIYLLINRLKREGKCVLLISSEMPELIGLSDRILVLANGHVSGEFTRDEATQEKIMTAAAHVATPMET; this is encoded by the coding sequence TTGAGTGCCGCGGAGAAGCCGATCGAGGCCGCGCAGCCGCGCATGGCGCTGCAGGGGATCGGCAAGTCGTTCGGGGCGGTCACCGTGCTGCAGGACGTCGACCTGGACCTCTATGCCGGCCACGTGCTGGCGCTGGCCGGGGAGAACGGGGCCGGCAAGTCGACCCTGATGAAGGTGCTCAGCGGCGTCCACCAGGCCGACGCCGGCGTGATCCGGCTGCACGGCCGCGAGGTGCGCTTTACCACCCCGCGCCAGGCCATGGACGCCGGCATCGCCATCATTCACCAGGAGCTCAACCTGGTGCCGACCCTCTCCGCCGGCGAGAACATCTTCCTCGGCCGCGAGCCGCTCACCGCCTGGGGCAGCGTCGACTGGCGCCGCCTGTTCCGCGAGGCGGCGGCGCTGCTCGAGGAGCTCGAGCAGCCCATCGACCCGCGCGCGCCGGTCTCCGAGCTGAGCATCGGCCAGCAGCAGATGGTCGAGATCGCCCGGGCGCTGTCGCTGGATGCCGAGATCATCGTCATGGACGAGCCCACCGACGCCCTGACCGACGTCGAGACGGCGGTGCTCGAGCGGGTGGTCGCCACTCTGCGCGCCGCCGGCAAGTCGCTGGTTCTGATCACCCACCGGCTGGCCGAGATCTTCCGCATGTGCGACGACGTCGCCGTGCTGCGTGACGGCCGCCTGGTGCATCAGGGCCCCACGGCGGAGTCCAACGAGGATCGGCTGATCCAGCAGATGGTCGGCCGGGAGCTCGCCGACCGCTACCCCTATGAGCCGCCCGAGGCCGGCGACGTGGTGCTCGAGGTCGAGCACCTGGCGGCGCCGGGCGTCGACGGCGTCTCCTTCACCGCCCGCGCCGGCGAGGTGCTGGGCTTCGGCGGCCTGATGGGCGCCGGGCGCACCGAGATGTGCCGCGCCCTGTGCGGCGACGTGGCGCGTCGCGGCGGGCGGGTCCGGGTCAAGGGACGCGAGGTGCGGTTCGCCTCGCCCCGCCAGGGCCTCGAGGCGGGCCTCGTCTACGTGCCGGAGGATCGCAAGCAGTCGGGCCTGGTGCTCGATCACTCGGTGGCCGACAACATGTCGCTGACCGCGCTGCCGGCGTTCTGTGGCCCGCTGGGCGTCGTCCGCCACGGCCGCGAGCGCCGCGCCATCGACCACTACATCGAGGCCTTCCGCATCAAGCTGAGCGATGCCGGCCAGCCGGTGACGACCCTCTCCGGCGGCAACCAGCAGAAGGTGTCGCTGGCCAAGGCGCTGATGCCCGAGCCCGAGATCGTGATCCTCGACGAGCCCACCCGCGGGGTCGACGTCGGCGCCAAGCGCGAGATCTATCTGCTGATCAACCGCCTCAAGCGCGAGGGCAAGTGCGTGCTGCTGATCTCCTCGGAGATGCCGGAGCTGATCGGCCTGTCCGATCGCATCCTCGTGCTGGCCAACGGCCATGTCAGCGGCGAGTTCACCCGCGACGAGGCCACCCAGGAAAAGATCATGACCGCGGCGGCACATGTCGCCACGCCGATGGAGACTTGA
- a CDS encoding LacI family DNA-binding transcriptional regulator — protein sequence MIRLKDVARQSGVSVTTVSHVVNGTRRVAPATQVRVQRAIAELGYRPDSIARALKSNRSRTIGMIVTAANNPFFAEIIRGVEDHGFAHGYSLMLCNTGDADARQLTYLQALRDKRVDGLIVMTAHSGPDFLAALASQPLPTVLMDADPTSGEEIAVVNDDSRLGARLAIRHLLERGLTDIALLTGPDSHPRSRERLTGALETLEAAGLRPPASRIVATNLLADGGHAAMRQLLEASPPPQALFAFNDLVAIGAMRAAREHGLALPDDLSVVGYDDIELGRYLSPALTTVHQPVYELGAMASAQLIDRLEHGRPLQPVLRLDPSLVVRESVREPTRESAGASFSARPS from the coding sequence ATGATCCGCCTCAAGGACGTCGCCCGGCAGTCGGGCGTCTCGGTGACCACGGTCTCCCACGTGGTCAACGGGACGCGGCGCGTGGCCCCCGCCACCCAGGTGCGGGTGCAGCGCGCCATCGCCGAGCTCGGCTATCGGCCCGACAGCATCGCCAGGGCCCTGAAGTCGAACCGCAGCCGCACCATCGGCATGATCGTGACGGCGGCGAACAACCCCTTCTTCGCCGAGATCATCCGCGGCGTCGAGGATCATGGCTTCGCCCACGGCTACAGCCTGATGCTGTGCAACACGGGCGACGCCGACGCCCGGCAGCTCACCTACCTGCAGGCCCTGCGCGACAAGCGCGTCGACGGCCTGATCGTGATGACCGCCCACAGCGGTCCCGACTTCCTGGCGGCGCTGGCGAGCCAGCCGCTGCCCACCGTGCTGATGGATGCCGACCCGACCAGCGGCGAGGAGATCGCCGTGGTCAACGACGACTCCCGCCTGGGGGCGCGGCTCGCCATCCGGCACCTGCTCGAACGCGGCCTGACCGATATCGCCCTGCTGACGGGTCCCGACTCGCACCCCCGCTCCCGGGAGCGCCTGACCGGCGCCCTGGAGACGCTCGAGGCGGCGGGCCTGCGTCCGCCCGCGTCGCGCATCGTCGCGACCAACCTCTTGGCCGACGGCGGCCACGCCGCCATGCGCCAACTGCTCGAGGCCTCGCCGCCGCCCCAGGCGCTCTTCGCCTTCAACGACCTGGTGGCCATCGGCGCCATGCGCGCGGCCCGGGAGCACGGGCTCGCGCTTCCCGACGACCTCTCGGTGGTCGGCTACGACGACATCGAGCTCGGCCGCTATCTCTCCCCGGCCCTGACCACTGTGCACCAGCCGGTCTACGAGCTGGGGGCGATGGCCAGCGCCCAGCTCATCGACCGCCTGGAGCACGGCCGCCCCCTGCAGCCGGTGCTGCGCCTCGACCCCAGCCTGGTCGTCAGAGAGTCGGTGAGAGAGCCGACCAGGGAGTCGGCGGGCGCGTCGTTCAGCGCCCGCCCTTCCTGA
- the rbsD gene encoding D-ribose pyranase — MKRHGLLNAPLATLIAELGHTDTLVIADAGLPIPPGVPRVDLALRPGLPGFLEVFDALADELCLEGVTLASELAEVSPDLHDRLAARLDALDAREKAPLTRTRVSHEAFKGLVPEARFVVRTGECTPFANVVLRSGVPF; from the coding sequence ATGAAACGCCACGGCCTTCTGAATGCCCCCCTCGCCACGCTCATCGCCGAGCTTGGCCATACCGACACCCTCGTGATCGCCGATGCCGGGCTGCCGATTCCCCCGGGCGTGCCCCGGGTCGATCTGGCGCTGCGCCCGGGCCTGCCCGGCTTTCTCGAGGTGTTCGATGCGCTGGCCGACGAGCTCTGCCTGGAGGGGGTGACCCTGGCCAGCGAGCTCGCCGAGGTGAGCCCCGACCTGCATGACCGGCTCGCGGCGCGCCTCGATGCCCTGGACGCCCGGGAAAAGGCCCCGCTCACGCGCACCCGCGTCTCCCACGAGGCCTTCAAGGGGCTGGTGCCCGAGGCGCGCTTCGTGGTGCGCACCGGCGAGTGCACGCCCTTCGCCAACGTCGTGCTGCGCAGTGGGGTGCCGTTTTGA
- a CDS encoding 3-hydroxybutyryl-CoA dehydrogenase, with amino-acid sequence MSEQPIGVVGAGTMGQGIAQVLAASGFEVKLYDVADEQLGRATAAIDKGLSKLVAKEKLGEADKAAAMARLDTTTALDALRECEVIIEAAPEQPALKEKLFRDLSRLTHDAILASNTSSLSLTRLAGVCERPERVVGMHFFNPVPVLKLVEVIRAEQTSDATVARIEALAEALGKTAVPVGDSPGFAVNRLLVPMINEAAFLVQEGAATPEAIDEAMKLGAAHPMGPLALADLIGLDVCLSIMEVLQDGFGDPKYRPCPLLKRMVDAGYLGRKSGRGFHVYQ; translated from the coding sequence ATGAGTGAGCAACCGATCGGCGTGGTCGGCGCCGGTACCATGGGCCAGGGCATCGCCCAGGTGCTGGCGGCGAGCGGCTTCGAGGTCAAGCTCTACGACGTCGCCGACGAGCAGCTCGGCCGCGCCACGGCGGCCATCGACAAGGGGCTTTCCAAGCTGGTGGCCAAGGAGAAGCTCGGTGAGGCCGACAAGGCGGCCGCCATGGCGCGCCTGGACACCACCACGGCGCTCGACGCCCTGCGCGAGTGCGAGGTGATCATCGAGGCCGCGCCCGAGCAGCCCGCGCTCAAGGAGAAGCTCTTCCGCGACCTGAGCCGCCTTACCCACGACGCGATACTGGCCTCCAACACCTCCTCGCTGTCGCTGACCCGCCTGGCGGGTGTGTGCGAGCGTCCCGAGCGGGTGGTCGGCATGCACTTCTTCAATCCGGTGCCGGTGTTGAAGCTGGTCGAGGTGATTCGCGCCGAGCAGACCAGTGACGCCACCGTGGCGCGCATCGAGGCGCTGGCCGAGGCGCTCGGCAAGACCGCCGTGCCGGTGGGCGACTCCCCGGGCTTCGCGGTGAATCGCCTGCTGGTGCCGATGATCAACGAGGCGGCCTTCCTGGTGCAGGAGGGCGCGGCCACCCCCGAGGCCATCGACGAGGCGATGAAGCTCGGCGCCGCCCACCCCATGGGGCCGCTGGCGCTCGCCGACCTGATCGGCCTGGACGTCTGCCTGTCGATCATGGAGGTGCTGCAGGACGGCTTCGGCGATCCCAAGTACCGCCCCTGCCCGCTGCTCAAGCGCATGGTCGATGCCGGTTACCTGGGGCGCAAGTCCGGCCGCGGCTTCCACGTCTATCAATAA
- the rbsC gene encoding ribose ABC transporter permease: MTATPMKRSAVRLLIDNKAFLALVLLVVVSAAMSDNFLTGDNLLNVLRQTSINAIIAMGVTFVILTAGIDLSVGAVLALSGAFAASMTASGLAPWLSVPGSLAAGAAMGMVSGLFVAYGRIQAFVVTLVAMTVVRGATLVYTDGRPISIGGGDVADAFWQLGGGYWMGIPIPIYLMFFVFVLCWAVLHHTRFGRHVYAVGGNEQVARLSGINVNRIKVSVYAIAGACAALAGVVLTARLGSAQPTAGMTYELDAIAAVVIGGTSLMGGRGRIFGTLVGALVIGVLNNALNILGVSSYFQMIAKGAVILLAVLIDSRSQSSS; encoded by the coding sequence ATGACTGCTACCCCCATGAAGCGATCGGCGGTGCGCCTGCTGATCGACAACAAGGCCTTCCTGGCCCTCGTGCTGCTGGTCGTGGTGAGTGCCGCCATGAGCGACAACTTCCTGACCGGGGACAACCTGCTCAACGTCCTGCGCCAGACCAGCATCAACGCCATCATCGCGATGGGCGTGACCTTCGTCATCCTGACCGCCGGCATCGACCTCTCGGTGGGCGCCGTGCTGGCGCTGAGCGGCGCCTTCGCCGCCTCGATGACCGCCTCGGGGCTCGCCCCCTGGCTCAGCGTGCCCGGCTCCCTCGCCGCCGGCGCGGCGATGGGCATGGTATCGGGGCTGTTCGTGGCCTACGGGCGCATCCAGGCCTTCGTGGTCACCCTGGTCGCCATGACCGTGGTGCGCGGGGCGACCCTGGTCTACACCGACGGCCGGCCGATCTCCATCGGCGGCGGTGACGTCGCCGACGCCTTCTGGCAGCTCGGCGGCGGCTACTGGATGGGCATCCCGATCCCGATCTACCTGATGTTCTTCGTCTTCGTGCTCTGCTGGGCCGTGCTGCACCACACCCGCTTCGGCCGCCACGTCTACGCCGTGGGCGGCAACGAGCAGGTCGCGCGGCTCTCGGGCATCAACGTCAACCGCATCAAGGTCAGCGTCTACGCCATCGCCGGGGCCTGCGCGGCCCTGGCCGGGGTGGTGCTGACCGCGCGCCTGGGCTCCGCCCAGCCCACCGCCGGCATGACCTACGAGCTCGACGCCATCGCCGCGGTGGTGATCGGCGGCACCAGCCTGATGGGCGGGCGCGGGCGCATCTTCGGCACCCTGGTCGGGGCGCTGGTGATCGGGGTGCTCAACAACGCCCTGAACATCCTCGGCGTCTCGTCCTACTTCCAGATGATCGCCAAGGGCGCGGTCATCCTGCTGGCGGTGCTGATCGACAGCCGCTCGCAGTCCTCGTCCTGA
- the rbsB gene encoding ribose ABC transporter substrate-binding protein RbsB, protein MKKLILATAVAATVGLGTAQNAMADRIALVISTLNNPFFVTLQEGAQAQAEALGHELIVLDSSNDAARELSNVEDALSRDVDVLLINPTDSDAVVSSVRTANAQDVPVITLDRSANGGSVVSHIASDNVAGGELAGEFIIDQLGGEGKVVQLEGVPGASATRDRGEGFMTAIEAMDGIELVATQPANFNRSEGLNVMENLLQAHPQIDAVFAQNDEMALGAQRALQASGLDDVVLVGFDGTDDGIQAVNDGKMSATIAQQPARIGEFGVTAADRLLKGESVEASVPVPLQLVVQE, encoded by the coding sequence ATGAAAAAGCTGATCCTGGCCACCGCCGTGGCCGCCACCGTGGGCCTCGGCACGGCCCAGAACGCCATGGCCGACCGTATCGCCCTGGTGATCTCGACCCTCAACAACCCCTTCTTCGTGACCCTTCAGGAGGGCGCCCAGGCCCAGGCGGAGGCGCTCGGCCACGAGCTGATCGTGCTCGACTCCAGCAACGACGCCGCCCGCGAGCTCTCCAACGTCGAGGACGCCCTGTCCCGTGACGTCGACGTGCTGCTGATCAACCCCACCGACTCCGACGCCGTGGTCTCCAGCGTGCGTACCGCCAACGCCCAGGACGTGCCGGTGATCACCCTGGACCGCAGCGCCAACGGCGGCAGCGTGGTCTCCCACATCGCCTCCGACAACGTGGCGGGCGGCGAGCTGGCCGGCGAGTTCATCATCGACCAGCTCGGCGGCGAGGGTAAGGTCGTGCAGCTCGAGGGCGTGCCCGGCGCCTCGGCGACCCGCGACCGCGGCGAAGGCTTCATGACCGCCATCGAGGCGATGGACGGCATCGAGCTGGTGGCCACCCAGCCGGCCAACTTCAACCGCAGCGAAGGCCTCAACGTCATGGAGAACCTGCTCCAGGCGCACCCGCAGATCGACGCGGTGTTCGCCCAGAACGACGAGATGGCCCTGGGCGCCCAGCGCGCGCTGCAGGCGAGCGGCCTCGACGACGTCGTGCTGGTCGGCTTCGACGGCACCGACGATGGCATCCAGGCCGTCAACGACGGCAAGATGAGCGCCACCATCGCCCAGCAGCCGGCGCGCATCGGCGAGTTCGGCGTGACCGCGGCCGACCGCCTGCTCAAGGGCGAGAGCGTCGAGGCCAGCGTGCCGGTGCCGCTGCAGCTGGTGGTCCAGGAATAA